Proteins from a genomic interval of Sphingomonas sp. Y38-1Y:
- a CDS encoding iron-containing alcohol dehydrogenase, whose amino-acid sequence MTFQAPLFGAARLPRAILFGRGQRAAIGAASARIGRRALVVTDERQAAQPEFAAILADLDANGVEVQVFAGVIPDLPVSAIDACVAPARDFAPNVIIGIGGGSAIDHAKVAAVLLTHGGEVADYYGEFAVPGPVIPLIAVPTTAGTGSEATPVAVVHDEARGTKIGIASPYLIPEVAVCDPELTATCPPFLTAISGADALTHAVEAFSNAARPIDPLLTEEHVFIGKNAISDQFARLAVANIFKFLDRAVKDGSDMEAREGVMLASLMAGCAFGTAGTAAAHALQYPIGNLTHTAHGVGVAALLPFVMQFNRPAAAPAYAELAALVGLDGEDEAAKSQAFIEAVSTLFAEIGIPRSLADLGLAAEQQEYVAEHSLAAQRLIKNNPRPLDMDAMRAITQAAYAGERRQLAAI is encoded by the coding sequence GTGACCTTCCAAGCCCCTCTGTTCGGCGCGGCACGCCTGCCGCGTGCGATCCTGTTCGGCCGTGGCCAGCGTGCCGCGATCGGTGCCGCCAGTGCGCGGATTGGCCGCCGCGCCCTCGTCGTCACCGACGAGCGCCAGGCTGCGCAGCCCGAATTCGCCGCGATCCTCGCCGATCTGGATGCGAACGGCGTCGAGGTTCAGGTGTTCGCGGGCGTCATCCCCGACCTGCCCGTCTCGGCGATCGACGCGTGCGTCGCGCCCGCGCGCGACTTTGCGCCGAACGTCATCATCGGCATCGGCGGCGGCAGCGCGATCGACCATGCCAAGGTGGCGGCCGTCCTGCTGACGCATGGCGGCGAGGTCGCCGACTATTATGGCGAGTTCGCCGTGCCCGGCCCGGTCATTCCGCTGATTGCCGTGCCCACCACCGCCGGCACCGGCTCCGAAGCGACGCCCGTCGCGGTCGTCCATGACGAGGCGCGCGGCACCAAGATCGGCATCGCCAGCCCCTATCTGATCCCGGAAGTCGCGGTCTGCGATCCCGAGCTCACCGCCACCTGCCCGCCCTTCCTGACCGCGATCTCGGGCGCCGACGCGCTGACCCACGCGGTCGAGGCGTTCTCGAATGCCGCGCGGCCGATCGATCCGCTGCTGACCGAGGAGCATGTCTTCATCGGCAAGAACGCGATCTCCGACCAGTTCGCGCGCCTGGCGGTCGCCAACATCTTCAAGTTCCTGGATCGCGCGGTCAAGGACGGCAGCGACATGGAAGCGCGCGAGGGCGTGATGCTCGCCTCGCTGATGGCAGGCTGTGCGTTCGGCACGGCCGGGACGGCGGCGGCGCATGCGCTGCAATACCCGATCGGCAACCTCACCCACACCGCGCACGGCGTCGGCGTCGCCGCGCTCTTGCCGTTCGTCATGCAGTTCAACCGCCCCGCCGCCGCGCCCGCCTATGCCGAGCTCGCGGCGCTCGTCGGGCTGGACGGCGAGGACGAGGCGGCGAAGTCGCAGGCGTTCATCGAGGCGGTGTCGACGCTCTTTGCGGAGATCGGCATCCCGCGCTCGCTCGCGGACCTGGGCCTCGCCGCGGAACAGCAGGAATATGTCGCCGAGCATTCGCTGGCGGCACAGCGCCTCATCAAGAACAATCCGCGCCCGCTCGACATGGATGCGATGCGCGCGATCACGCAAGCGGCCTATGCCGGCGAACGCCGTCAGCTCGCCGCCATCTGA
- a CDS encoding c-type cytochrome, with protein sequence MLRNAIIGFALLGAGAAAVALPAGPPPGDAAKGKVAFARCAACHAVVPNKNGVGPSLAGVVGRKAASLPSYRYSPALQKSGLTWNEATIARFIAGPSKLVPGTKMMAPAVSNPQDQANIVAYLKTTGSK encoded by the coding sequence ATGCTTCGCAATGCCATCATCGGGTTCGCCCTGCTCGGCGCCGGCGCCGCGGCGGTCGCGCTGCCCGCCGGCCCGCCCCCCGGTGACGCCGCCAAGGGCAAGGTCGCCTTCGCCCGCTGCGCCGCGTGCCATGCGGTCGTGCCGAACAAGAACGGCGTCGGCCCCAGCCTGGCCGGCGTCGTCGGTCGCAAGGCGGCGAGCCTGCCCAGCTACCGCTATTCGCCCGCGCTCCAGAAGTCGGGACTGACGTGGAACGAGGCGACGATCGCGCGCTTCATCGCCGGCCCGTCCAAGCTCGTTCCCGGCACCAAGATGATGGCGCCCGCCGTTTCCAACCCCCAGGATCAGGCGAACATCGTCGCCTATCTCAAGACCACAGGCAGCAAGTGA
- a CDS encoding CoA transferase has protein sequence MAGPFCCMLLGDMGADVIKIEPPKTGDSTRHSMGFRLKGEDSPGFLALNRNKRSITLNLKDEADREVLYALVKTADILVENARPGVAARLGIDYDTLAAINPRLVYASISGFGQTGPWAQRPGFDLIAQAMSGILSSNGFPGMEPAKNSIAVADLGAGLFSAYAILSAIIGRQTSGKGQYVDASLLEAAMGLSIWETTELWGTGKAPTPIGSANRMSAPYQAVEASDGWFVIGAANQGLWLTFLQVIGRPELQEDPRYSTNAARVQNRLVLIDDLAPTFKTRTKQDWIDALLAAGVPAAPILDYGEAVESEQAIARDMVQMVPHPVEGEFKALGFPVKMRGTPQEVRLPPPLLNEHGDAIRAELAEAGLLPAREAAE, from the coding sequence ATGGCCGGACCCTTTTGCTGCATGTTGCTGGGCGACATGGGCGCCGACGTCATCAAGATCGAGCCGCCGAAGACGGGCGATTCGACGCGCCATTCGATGGGCTTCCGCCTGAAGGGAGAGGACAGCCCCGGCTTCCTCGCGCTCAACCGCAACAAGCGCAGCATCACGCTCAACCTGAAGGACGAGGCCGATCGCGAGGTGCTCTATGCCCTGGTCAAGACGGCCGACATCCTGGTCGAGAATGCGCGGCCCGGCGTCGCCGCGCGGCTGGGTATCGACTACGACACGCTCGCCGCGATCAACCCGCGGCTGGTCTACGCCTCGATCTCCGGCTTCGGTCAGACGGGACCTTGGGCGCAGCGGCCGGGTTTCGACCTGATCGCGCAGGCGATGTCGGGCATTCTCTCGTCGAACGGCTTCCCCGGCATGGAGCCGGCCAAAAATTCGATCGCCGTCGCCGATCTCGGCGCGGGTCTGTTCAGCGCCTATGCGATCCTCTCGGCGATCATAGGCCGCCAGACGTCGGGCAAGGGACAATATGTCGATGCCTCGCTGCTAGAGGCGGCGATGGGCCTGTCGATTTGGGAGACGACCGAGCTGTGGGGCACCGGCAAGGCGCCGACGCCGATCGGGTCGGCCAACCGCATGTCCGCGCCCTATCAGGCGGTCGAGGCGTCGGACGGCTGGTTCGTGATCGGCGCCGCCAACCAGGGGCTGTGGCTGACCTTCCTTCAGGTGATCGGCCGGCCCGAGCTCCAGGAGGACCCGCGTTATTCGACCAACGCGGCGCGCGTGCAGAACCGGCTGGTGTTGATCGACGACCTCGCCCCGACCTTCAAGACGCGGACGAAGCAGGATTGGATCGACGCGCTGCTCGCCGCCGGCGTCCCCGCCGCGCCGATCCTCGACTATGGCGAGGCGGTGGAAAGCGAACAGGCGATCGCGCGCGACATGGTGCAGATGGTGCCGCATCCGGTCGAGGGCGAGTTCAAAGCGCTGGGATTCCCCGTCAAGATGCGCGGCACGCCGCAGGAAGTCCGCCTGCCGCCGCCGCTCCTCAACGAGCATGGCGACGCGATCCGCGCCGAGCTCGCCGAAGCCGGCCTGCTGCCCGCGCGTGAGGCGGCGGAATGA
- a CDS encoding enoyl-CoA hydratase, with product MSGQLLVARDGAAAHVRFDNPAAHNALTSEMWLALRDAALGFAADPSIRVVTFRGTGGKAFISGTDISKFADYQTGEQGVDYERGIDECMAAVDAIPCTTIAVIEGWAVGGGINIASACDFRIATPDAKFGSPIGRTIGNCLSAASVARIGGAIGVQFAKRMVLLGDMLTAEQLLASGFLLKLVEREAIDDELYALVARAAENAPLTTRTTKATIRAMTFGNLPEIEGLIAEVYGSDDFQRGVRDFLAKTKRVPEWEGR from the coding sequence ATGAGCGGCCAGCTCCTCGTCGCGCGCGACGGTGCGGCGGCGCATGTCCGTTTCGACAACCCGGCCGCGCACAATGCGCTGACCAGCGAGATGTGGTTGGCGCTGCGTGATGCGGCGCTCGGCTTCGCCGCCGACCCTTCGATCCGTGTCGTCACCTTTCGCGGGACCGGCGGCAAGGCGTTCATCTCGGGCACCGACATCTCCAAGTTCGCCGACTATCAAACCGGCGAGCAGGGCGTCGATTACGAGCGCGGCATCGACGAATGCATGGCCGCGGTCGATGCGATCCCCTGCACGACGATCGCGGTGATCGAGGGATGGGCGGTCGGTGGCGGCATCAACATCGCCTCCGCCTGCGACTTCCGTATCGCGACGCCGGATGCCAAGTTCGGATCACCGATCGGGCGGACGATCGGCAATTGCTTGTCCGCGGCCAGCGTCGCGCGGATCGGCGGGGCGATCGGGGTTCAGTTCGCCAAGCGAATGGTGCTCCTGGGCGACATGCTGACCGCCGAGCAGCTGCTGGCCAGCGGGTTCCTCTTGAAGCTGGTCGAGCGGGAGGCAATCGACGACGAGCTCTATGCTTTGGTGGCGCGCGCGGCGGAGAACGCGCCGCTGACCACGCGCACGACCAAGGCGACGATCCGCGCGATGACGTTCGGCAACCTGCCCGAGATCGAGGGGCTGATCGCCGAGGTGTACGGAAGCGACGACTTCCAGCGCGGCGTCCGCGACTTCCTGGCGAAGACCAAGCGCGTGCCGGAGTGGGAGGGGCGGTAA
- a CDS encoding NAD-dependent succinate-semialdehyde dehydrogenase: MTANAFAPAGQPGPFAVPTDNLIGDAWVPAASGKRIDIADPSSGAVLTSVADASVEEGIAAVDAADAAAAAWAATPPRKRADFLLACFHAMMAEQEWLAHLISLENGKALTDARGEVAYAAEFFRWYAEEAVRINGELSVSPSGGNRILVQYQPIGIALLITPWNFPAAMATRKIAPALAAGCTCILKPAEETPLTALAVAEIMRRAGVPAGVVNVVNTSEPGPVCSAILHDPRVRKLSFTGSTEVGRILLREAADQVISSSMELGGNAPFLVLDDADLDEAIEGAMVAKMRNAGEACTAANRFYVQRGIHDAFVAKLSERMGAMTVGNGIEAGTQCGAMINQASIDKIERLVADAVGRGAEVKLGGQTLDRPGYFYPPSVIANVQPGSEILSTEVFGPVAAVIPFDTPEEAVALANATEYGLAAYVYSGDLKRALQMAEKIECGMVAVNRGLVSDAAAPFGGVKQSGLGREGSHHGLIEYCEAKYIAVSW, from the coding sequence ATGACCGCCAACGCCTTCGCCCCGGCCGGACAGCCGGGGCCGTTCGCCGTGCCCACCGACAACCTCATCGGTGACGCCTGGGTCCCCGCCGCCAGCGGCAAGCGCATCGACATCGCCGATCCCTCGTCGGGTGCGGTACTGACCTCTGTCGCGGATGCGAGCGTCGAAGAGGGCATCGCCGCGGTCGACGCCGCCGATGCCGCCGCCGCCGCCTGGGCCGCGACGCCGCCGCGCAAGCGCGCCGACTTCCTGCTCGCCTGCTTCCACGCGATGATGGCCGAGCAGGAGTGGCTGGCGCACCTGATCTCGCTGGAGAACGGCAAGGCGCTGACCGACGCCCGCGGCGAGGTCGCCTATGCCGCCGAGTTCTTCCGCTGGTATGCCGAGGAAGCGGTGCGCATCAATGGCGAGCTGTCGGTGTCGCCGTCGGGCGGCAACCGCATCCTCGTTCAGTACCAGCCGATCGGCATCGCGCTGCTCATCACGCCGTGGAACTTCCCCGCGGCGATGGCGACGCGCAAGATCGCGCCGGCGCTGGCGGCAGGGTGCACCTGCATCCTGAAGCCGGCCGAGGAAACGCCGCTGACCGCGCTCGCGGTGGCAGAGATCATGCGCCGTGCGGGCGTGCCGGCGGGCGTCGTCAACGTCGTCAACACCAGCGAACCCGGCCCGGTGTGCAGCGCGATCCTCCACGACCCGCGCGTGCGCAAGCTGAGCTTCACCGGCTCGACCGAGGTCGGCCGCATCCTCCTGCGCGAAGCCGCGGACCAGGTCATCAGCTCGTCGATGGAGCTTGGCGGCAATGCGCCGTTCCTCGTCCTCGACGATGCCGATCTCGATGAAGCGATCGAAGGCGCGATGGTCGCCAAGATGCGCAATGCCGGCGAGGCGTGCACCGCCGCCAACCGCTTTTATGTCCAGCGCGGCATCCACGACGCCTTTGTCGCCAAGCTCTCCGAGCGGATGGGCGCGATGACGGTCGGCAACGGGATCGAGGCCGGCACGCAGTGCGGCGCGATGATCAACCAGGCCTCGATCGACAAGATCGAGCGACTGGTCGCCGATGCGGTCGGGCGCGGGGCGGAGGTGAAGCTCGGCGGGCAGACGCTCGACCGGCCGGGCTATTTCTATCCGCCGTCGGTGATCGCCAATGTCCAGCCGGGGTCGGAGATCCTGTCGACCGAGGTGTTCGGACCGGTCGCCGCCGTGATCCCGTTCGACACGCCCGAAGAGGCGGTCGCGCTCGCGAACGCCACCGAATACGGTCTGGCGGCGTACGTCTATTCGGGCGACCTCAAACGCGCGCTCCAAATGGCCGAGAAGATCGAGTGCGGCATGGTCGCGGTCAATCGCGGCCTCGTCTCCGATGCGGCCGCGCCGTTCGGCGGCGTAAAGCAGAGCGGCCTCGGCCGCGAAGGTTCGCACCACGGCCTGATCGAATATTGCGAGGCGAAGTATATCGCGGTGAGCTGGTGA
- a CDS encoding PQQ-binding-like beta-propeller repeat protein: MLGAAMAATLCALPAAAQQAGDWTSYGRDEGHARHSPLKQITPANVSNLKRLWSYHMRPEGAAADTAPLPDGVPAKFRTGFSASEATPLVVNGTMYLSTPYRRVVALDAATGNEKWAFAFPGNDQASTRGVAYWPGDGKTPARIVFGTRTGKLYALDAKTGRPAAGFGEAGIVDMKTPEVMNGTRAPLGMSSPPAIHKNLIITGSRVQEMPIKGASGDVRAWDARTGKLVWTFHTIPQPGEPNFGTWEGDSWKGRSGTNIWTFVVVDDKRGIAYLPIGTPTFDRWGGDRKGQNLYGNSIVAVEAATGKYLWHFQTIHHDIWDVDLPAATLIDVKRGGKTIPAIAVMNKMAIMFILDRVTGKPLYDVKEVPVPTDNDTGEHPWPTQPMPAKPAPLSRLTFEMSEMVEGPPALRATCDKIVTDMKVVGSKMFQPLRADSAVAFFPGSFGGIDWGSGSFDPLSGLYIVNINNLASPQQMAKQEDGTWGLKSGYAYFLDPETGNPCSKPPWGELVAVNVNTGDVAWRSVLGDNEDPALKDAGGISAGGPITTASGVTFIGATRDSMIRAFETRTGKLLWKDKLPASNYGTPMTFSLPGGKQALGVVATGGFAFQPATADEVVVYALP; the protein is encoded by the coding sequence ATGCTCGGCGCGGCCATGGCCGCCACGCTTTGTGCCCTTCCCGCCGCCGCGCAGCAAGCGGGCGACTGGACCAGCTATGGCCGCGACGAGGGACATGCCCGCCATTCGCCGCTGAAGCAGATCACGCCGGCGAACGTCTCGAACCTGAAGCGGCTCTGGTCCTATCACATGCGGCCAGAGGGCGCGGCGGCGGACACCGCGCCGCTGCCTGACGGCGTGCCCGCCAAGTTTCGCACCGGCTTTTCGGCGTCGGAGGCGACGCCGCTGGTCGTCAATGGCACCATGTACCTGTCGACGCCCTATCGCCGCGTCGTCGCGCTGGATGCGGCGACGGGCAACGAGAAGTGGGCGTTCGCCTTCCCCGGCAACGACCAGGCCTCGACCCGCGGCGTTGCCTATTGGCCGGGCGACGGCAAGACGCCCGCGCGCATCGTGTTCGGCACGCGCACCGGCAAGCTCTATGCGCTGGATGCCAAGACGGGCCGGCCGGCCGCCGGCTTCGGCGAGGCTGGCATCGTCGACATGAAGACGCCGGAGGTGATGAACGGCACCCGCGCGCCGCTCGGCATGAGCAGCCCGCCGGCGATCCACAAGAACCTCATCATCACCGGATCCCGCGTCCAGGAGATGCCGATCAAAGGCGCGTCGGGCGACGTGCGCGCCTGGGACGCGCGGACGGGCAAACTCGTTTGGACCTTCCACACCATCCCGCAACCCGGCGAGCCCAATTTCGGGACGTGGGAGGGCGACAGCTGGAAGGGCCGTTCGGGCACCAACATCTGGACCTTCGTCGTCGTCGACGACAAGCGCGGCATCGCCTATCTGCCGATCGGTACGCCGACGTTCGACCGCTGGGGCGGCGATCGGAAGGGGCAGAACCTGTACGGAAACTCGATCGTCGCGGTGGAGGCGGCGACGGGCAAATATCTCTGGCACTTCCAGACGATCCACCACGACATCTGGGACGTCGACCTGCCCGCCGCGACGCTGATCGACGTGAAGCGCGGCGGCAAGACGATCCCCGCCATCGCCGTCATGAACAAGATGGCGATCATGTTCATCCTCGACCGCGTGACGGGCAAGCCGCTCTACGACGTCAAGGAAGTGCCGGTTCCGACCGACAACGACACCGGCGAGCATCCCTGGCCGACGCAGCCGATGCCTGCCAAGCCCGCGCCGCTCAGCCGCCTGACGTTCGAGATGAGCGAGATGGTCGAGGGGCCGCCGGCGCTCCGCGCCACCTGCGACAAGATCGTCACCGACATGAAGGTCGTCGGATCGAAGATGTTCCAGCCGCTTCGCGCGGACTCGGCCGTCGCCTTCTTTCCCGGCAGCTTCGGCGGCATCGACTGGGGCAGCGGCTCGTTCGATCCGCTGAGCGGCCTCTACATCGTCAACATCAACAATCTCGCCAGCCCGCAGCAGATGGCCAAGCAGGAAGACGGCACCTGGGGCCTGAAATCCGGCTATGCCTATTTCCTCGATCCGGAGACGGGCAATCCGTGCAGCAAGCCGCCATGGGGCGAGCTGGTCGCGGTCAACGTCAACACCGGCGACGTCGCCTGGCGCAGCGTGCTCGGCGACAATGAAGATCCGGCGCTCAAGGATGCCGGCGGCATCAGCGCGGGCGGTCCGATCACGACGGCAAGCGGCGTGACCTTCATCGGCGCCACCCGCGATTCGATGATCCGCGCGTTCGAGACGCGGACGGGCAAGCTCCTGTGGAAGGACAAGCTTCCCGCCTCTAACTACGGCACGCCGATGACCTTCTCGCTGCCCGGCGGCAAGCAGGCGCTCGGCGTGGTCGCCACCGGCGGCTTCGCCTTCCAACCCGCGACCGCCGACGAGGTGGTCGTCTATGCCCTCCCCTGA